TGCGGCTGGATCACCTCCTTTCTAAGGAAAACGTCCCTTACGGGACATGCCCATCGTTCAGTTTTGAGAGCTCGTCTCTCAGTCTCGATAGAGACACTCGCACCTTGAAAACTGAAGACATCAACAAGACATCAAACTTTTAATTAACCATGTCATTTAAGACGTGTGTTCTTAGAATACCAACGCTAGATCAAGGTATGAAGGGCGTACGGTGGATGCCTTGGCACTAGGAGCCGATGAAGGACGCGACGAACAGCGATATGCTTCGGGGAGCAGTAAGTATGCTTTGATCCGAAGATTTCCGAATGGGGGAACCCACCATCTGTAATGGGATGGGACATGTTACGTGAATACATAGCGTAGCGTGAGGCAGACCCGGGGAACTGAAACATCTAAGTACCCGGAGGAAGAGAAAGCAAATGCGATTCCCTGAGTAGCGGCGAGCGAAACGGGAACAGCCCAAACCGAAGAGCATGCTCTTCGGGGTTGTAGGACACTCTATGCGGAGTCAAAAAGGAAGACAGTAGGTGAAGGACCTGGAAAGGTCGGCCGAAGAAGGTGACAGCCCTGTAGCTGAAACTGTTTTCCCTCCAGAGTGGATCCTGAGTACGGCGGGACACGTGAAACCCCGTCGGAATCCGGGAGGACCATCTCCCAAGGCTAAATACTCCCTAGTGACCGATAGTGAACCAGTACCGTGAGGGAAAGGTGAAAAGCACCCCGGAAGGGGAGTGAAATAGATCCTGAAACCGTATGCCTACAAGTAGTCAGAGCCCGTTAACGGGTGATGGCGTGCCTTTTGTAGAATGAACCGGCGAGTTACGATAACGCGCGAGGTTAAGCCGATGAGGCGGAGCCGTAGCGAAAGCGAGTCTGAACAGGGCGTTCAGTGCGTTGTCGTAGACCCGAAACCAGGTGATCTACCCATGTCCAGGATGAAGGTCAGGTAACACTGACTGGAGGTCCGAACCCACGCACGTTGAAAAGTGCGGGGATGAGGTGTGGGTAGCGGTGAAATGCCAATCGAACCTGGAGATAGCTGGTTCTCCCCGAAATAGCTTTAGGGCTAGCCTCGAGGTTGAGAGTTCTGGAGGTAGAGCACTGATTGGACTAGGGGCCCCCACAGGGTTACCGAATTCAGTTAAACTCCGAATGCCAGCAACTTATACTCGGGAGTCAGACTGCGAGTGATAAGATCCGTAGTCAAGAGGGAAACAGCCCAGACCGCCAGCTAAGGTCCCAAAGTGTATGTTAAGTGGAAAAGGATGTGGCGCTGCCTAGACAGCTAGGATGTTGGCTTAGAAGCAGCCACCATTCAAAGAGTGCGTAATAGCTCACTAGTCGAGTGGCGCCGCGCCGAAAATGTAACGGGGCTAAACATACCACCGAAGCTGCGGATTCCGTAAGGAATGGTAGGGGAGCGTTCCAAACCGCTGTGAAGCTGTACCGGAAGGAGCAGTGGAGCGTTTGGAAGTGAGAATGCCGGTGTGAGTAGCGAAAAGAGGGGTGAGAATCCCCTCCGTCGAAAGCCCAAGGTTTCCTGAGGAAGGCTCGTCCGCTCAGGGTTAGTCTGGACCTAAGCCGAGGCCGAAAGGCGTAGGCGATGGATAACAGGTTGATATTCCTGTACCGCCGATCCACCGTTTGAACAATGGGGGGACGCAGGAGGATAGTGACGCATGCGGATGGAAGTGCATGTGCAAGTTTCAAGACCGTCTGATTGGCAAATCCGTCAGGCATCAAAGTCAAGGAACGATGCGGAGTCCCGTAGGGACGTAGGTCACGATTTCACACTGCCAAGAAAAGCCTCTAGTGAGGGGGAAGGCGCCAGTACCGTAAACCGACACAGGTAGGCGAGATGAGAATTCTAAGACGCGCGGGATAACTCTCGTTAAGGAACTCGGCAAAATGGTCCCGTAACTTCGGGAGAAGGGACGCTCTACATGAGTAGAGCCGCAGTGAATAGGCCCAAACGACTGTTTAGCAAAAACACAGGTCTCTGCTAAATCGCAAGATGACGTATAGGGGCTGACGCCTGCCCGGTGCTGGAAGGTTAAGGGGATGGGTTAGCGCAAGCGAAGCTTTGAACCGAAGCCCCAGTAAACGGCGGCCGTAACTATAACGGTCCTAAGGTAGCGAAATTCCTTGTCGGGTAAGTTCCGACCCGCACGAAAGGCGTAACGATTTGGGCACTGTCTCAACGAGAGACCCGGTGAAATCATAGTACCTGTGAAGATGCAGGTTACCCGCGACAGGACGGAAAGACCCCATGGAGCTTTACTACAGCCTGATATTGAGGCTTTGTGCATGATGTACAGGATAGGCGGGAGACGTCGAGCCCGGAGCGCCAGCTTCGGAGGAGTCACCCTTGGGATACCGCCCTTCATGCATAGAGTCTCTAACTCGCAGCCGTAATCCGGCTGGAGGACCGTGTCAGGCGGGTAGTTTGACTGGGGCGGTCGCCTCCTAAACAGTAACGGAGGCGCCCAAAGGTTCCCTCAGAATGGTTGGAAATCATTCGTAGAGCGCAAAGGCAGAAGGGAGCTTGACTGCGAGACCTACAAGTCGAGCAGGGACGAAAGTCGGGCTTAGTGATCCGGTGGTTCCGCATGGAAGGGCCATCGCTCAACGGATAAAAGCTACCCTGGGGATAACAGGCTGATCTCCCCCAAGAGTCCACATCGACGGGGAGGTTTGGCACCTCGATGTCGGCTCATCGCATCCTGGGGCTGGAGTAGGTCCCAAGGGTTGGGCTGTTCGCCCATTAAAGCGGTACGCGAGCTGGGTTCAGAACGTCGTGAGACAGTTCGGTCCCTATCCGTCGTGGGCGCAGGAAATTTGAGGAGAGCTGTCCTTAGTACGAGAGGACCGGGATGGACGCACCGCTGGTGTACCAGTTGTTCCGCCAGGAGCATCGCTGGGTAGCTACGTGCGGACGGGATAAATGCTGAAAGCATCTAAGCATGAAGCCCCCTCCAAGATGAGATTTCCCTTTGAGTAATCAAGAAAGACCCCTCAGAGACGATGAGGTAGATAGGTCACGGGTGGAAGCATGGCGACATGTGGAGCTGAGTGATACTAATCGGTCGAGGCCTTGTTCTAGCAGATGCATTGTTGATGACTTCAGTTTTGAGGGCACGAGCCTTTCAAAAAAACGAAAAAAAGTCTTGACGTTATGTGAACATAATGTTAAGATAATAAATGTCTGGTGGCGATAGCCAAGTGGTCACACCCGTTCCCATGCCGAACACGGAAGTTAAGCACTTGAACGCCGAAAGTAGTTGGGGGCTTCCCCCTGTGAGGATAGGACGTTGCCAGGCACTTGACCGATCTGCAGATTGCAGGTCGGTCTTTTTGTGTTATGTGAAACTTCAGACTGTTCTGATTATTGGTCGAGTCATTGACATGACACACTCTGCTTGTTACCATAACATCAATATTCTTTTATAAAAGAGAAAGCGAGTGGATAACATGTGGGAGAACAAATTTGCTAAAGAGGGTTTGACGTTTGATGACGTCTTACTCGTACCCCGTCGTTCGAGTGTCTTACCGCGCGACGTTGATTTATCTGTCACGCTATGTGAAGGGATCACACTTAATATTCCGTTGATCAGTGCTGGGATGGATACCGTCACAGAAGCACCGATGGCAATCGCAATGGCACGTCAAGGTGGTCTTGGTGTCATTCATAAGAACATGTCAATGGAAGAACAAGCAGAACATGTCGATCGCGTCAAACGTTCTGAAAATGGTGTCATCACGAATCCGTTCTATTTGACGCCAGAGCGTCAAGTCTACGATGCCGAGTATTTGATGAGTAAATATCGCATCTCAGGTGTTCCGATCGTGAACAATGAAACAGAGCGCAAATTAGTAGGGATTTTGACAAACCGTGATCTTCGTTTCGTCAAGGATTACTCAACTGTCATTGAAACGGTGATGACGACTGAAGAACTCGTGACAGCAAAGGTTGGTACGTCCCTCGCTGAAGCAGAACAGATTCTCCACAAACATCGCATTGAAAAGTTACCACTCGTTGATGAGAACGGTGTATTAAAAGGATTGATCACGACAAAAGATATCGAAAAAGTCGAACAGTATCCACATGCTGCGAAAGATCAATTCGGACGCTTACTCGTCGCAGCAGCTGTCGGCGTCACAAAAGATGCTTCGACACGTGCGAAGTTCCTTGTTGATGCAGGTGTTGATGCACTCGTCGTCGATACGGCACACGGTCATTCAGAAGGTGTTCTTCTCAAAGTACGTGAACTTCGTGAAGAATATCCAAACTTACCAATCATTGCGGGTAACGTTGCGACTGCTGAAGCAACACGCGATTTGATTGAAGCGGGTGCATCTGTCATCAAAGTTGGTATCGGACCTGGTTCGATCTGTACGACACGTGTTGTCGCAGGCGTCGGTGTACCACAAATCACAGCTGTCTTCGATTGTGCGACAGAAGCACGGAAACATGGTGTCTCGATCATCGCTGATGGTGGCATCAAGTATTCTGGCGATATCGTAAAAGCACTTGCTGCTGGTGGTCACGCTGTCATGCTCGGAAGCTTACTTGCAGGAGTAGAAGAGAGCCCAGGTGAGATGGAAATCTACCAAGGACGTCAATTCAAGACATACCGTGGTATGGGTTCTGAAGCATCGATGAAACGCGGTAGCCAAGATCGTTACTTCCAAGAAGCAGACAAGAAGTTCGTTCCAGAAGGAATCGAAGGACGTGTCGCTTACCGTGGTAAACTCGGCGATTCGGTTTACCAACTCGTTGGTGGTATTCGTTCAGGTATGGGATACTGTGGTGCTGCCACGTTAGAAGAGTTGCGTGAAGAGACACAGTTCATCCGTATGACGGGCGCTGGCTTACAAGAGAGCCACCCGCACGATATTCAAATTACAAAAGAAGCATCGAACTATACACGTCAGTAAACAAAAGCCTCGTCTTTCTCTAGTAGAAAGGCGAGGCTTTTGTTCATGATGATTTATGCAAATCCCACGCGTCCATCAATAAGCGTAATCCTTCCATCAACTCTTGCTCAGAGAGACTCGCAAATCCAAGGACGATTTGAGGTGTATCGGAGAGGAGGGGTAACTGGGCGTATTGAGAAAGACCGTATACTTGGATGCCTTGTTGTTGTGCCCGCTTTACGAGCTCCTGCTCCGTCATTCCGTTCGCTACGGACACGACGACATGGAGTCCGGCACTTTCACCGGTCAATCGTAAGGCGGGAATTCGGCGAAGCGATTGGATTAAGACATCGAGTTTGCGACGATAGACTTTACGCATCCGGTTGAGATGTCGTTCAAAGTCACCCTCTTTCATGAAACGTGTCAAAATCGTTTGATCAAAGCGCGAGACACTACAGGTATAGTGTGATAGTTCTGTTTGATACCGTGCGCGTAAGACTTCGGGTAAGACCATATAACCAATCCGTAGTGAAGGCATGAGTGATTTTGAGAAAGTACTCATGTAAATCACACGATTGCTGTCCATGTTGTGCAAAGACGGAATCGATTTACCGCTGTAGCGGAATTCGCTATCGTAGTCGTCTTCGATGACAAAACGGGTCGGATCCATCGCTGCCCAGTTCAACAATTGATGTCTTCGATTGACGGACAGGATGCTACCGGACGGAAACTGATGTGCCGGTGTGACATACATGACATCGACGCTTGATTCCTGCAGTTGATCGATCCGTAATCCATTCGCATCGACACGAATCGGTTCGATCATTCGTTCATGATTCTCTAGTAAGAGGCGGGTCGTATGATAACCGGGATCTTCGATGCCGTATGTGACGTTTCGTCCTAATAAGAAAAGAACGATAGGCAACAGTTGCTCGACACCAGAACCAACAACAATCTGTTCTGGGGAACAGACGACACCACGGGAATGATAGAGATAGGTTGCAATCTCTTCGCGTAATGCTAGATCGCCTTGTGGATGACCGAGTGAGACAAGTGGATGGTGATCGGTATCGATGATGTCTTTGGCATACTTTCGCCAACGGGCGAACGGGAAAGAGACCCCTTCAATCTTACTTGGATGAAAATCATACGTAATAATTGGTTTTTCTTTGGTCGCACGCGGTTCAATGACGGGTGAGGTTTTGACGTAAGCAAGTTCCTCATAGGCAAGAACAAAATAGCCTTTACGTGAGATGGATTCGACATATCCTTCTGCGACGAGTTGTTGATAGGCAAGCTCAATCGTCGTTTGACTTAAGTTCAAAAATTGACCGAGTTTTCGTTTAGATGGTAATTTCGTGCCGTACGCTAAACGACCGGCAATGATTTCGTTTCGAATCTGTTGATAAAGTTGTTCATAAAGTGGTTTTTCCTGATTACGTGTGAGTTGAAATGATAGCATGTCCATCTCGTCTAACTCCTTCTTAATAAACTGACCTGTTGAAATCATCATAAACTGATACTTTTAAAAGTGTCAACGTTTCGTATACTAAAGGGGTGAAAGTCAACCAAGGAGGAATGGATATGGAACGTCAACAAGGAACGGATCGTGTCAAACGTGGAATGGCTGAAATGCAAAAGGGTGGCGTCATCATGGATGTCGTCAATGCGGAACAAGCGAAGATTGCGGAAGCAGCAGGAGCTGTTGCAGTCATGGCACTCGAGCGTGTCCCGTCTGATATTCGTCGTGACGGAGGTGTCGCACGAATGGCAGACCCGTTGATTACGGAAGAGGTACTCGGAGCGGTCTCAATTCCCGTCATGGCAAAATGCCGGATTGGTCATATCGTTGAGGCACGAGTACTTGAATCAATGGGGGTCGATTTCATCGATGAGAGTGAAGTCCTGACTCCAGCAGATGAGCAATACCATTTACTGAAGTCAGAGTTCACCGTGCCGTTCGTCTGTGGGGCACGTGATATTGGGGAAGCCGCTCGTCGCATCGCAGAAGGAGCCGCGATGATTCGGACGAAAGGCGAGCCAGGGACTGGGAACGTCGTCGAAGCTGTTCGCCATATGCGACAAATTCAAGCACAATTGAATCAGATTTTACATGTCAGTCCAGATGAATTGATGACATTTGCGAAAGAATGGGGTGCTCCGTACGAAGTATTACGTGATATTCGGACGCAGGGACGTCTACCGGTCGTCAACTTTGCAGCCGGGGGAGTCGCGACACCAGCTGATGCCGCACTCATGATGCATCTTGGGTCAGATGGTGTCTTCGTTGGATCAGGAATCTTTAAATCAGAACACCCAGAACGTGTCGCTCGGGCGATTGTCGAAGCCGTTACGTATAAAGATGATTTTGAGCGGATTGCGTCTTTATCCAAAGGACTCGGAACAGCGATGAAAGGGATCGATGTCACATCGATGCCGTTTGAAGAACGGATGGCGACACGCGGATGGTAATCGGTATTCTGGATGTTCAAGGCGCTGTCCGTGAGCATCAACAGCAGCTTGAAGGTCTCGGTGTCGATGTCGTTCTCGTCAAACAAGCGAGCGATCTCGACGGACTCGATGGACTCGTCTTACCAGGAGGCGAATCGACCGCGATGCGTCGATTGATCGAACGTTATGCCTTGCTGGAACCGCTTCGGGAAAAAGCGACGACGTTACCGATGTTCGGGACATGTGCCGGAATGATTCTGCTCGCAACTGCTGTTGAAGCAGGACAAAGTCATCTCAACGCGATTTCGATGACGGTCCGCCGGAATGCCTTCGGTCGACAAATCGATTCGTTTGAAGGACTGTTACCGGTTGAGGGAATCGAAGAGCCGATCGAGGCAGTGTTCATTCGGGCGCCATTGATTCTGTCTGTCGGGGAGGGAACACGAGTGATCGCGAAAGTCGGAGAGCAGATTGTCGCTGTTGAGACATCGCTACATCTTGCATGTTCGTTTCATCCTGAATTGACAGAGGACGATCGCTTGCATCGGTATTTTTTACAAAAGATTAAACAGCGGCAATCGGTTCGTTCATAAAGCGTGGAAGCATCTGACAGGTTCTACTGTCAGGTGCTTCTTTTGTGCTACACTATTCGTAAAACGAATGATTGAGTGAAGGAGAGACACGATGAAACGAATCTTACTACTCTGTTTAAGTGTGTTGCTAGTCGTAGGATTTCCTACAGCGGGACAAGCAGCACCTTCGATTCAAGCAGAGTCTTACATAATGGCCGATGCGGTCACAGGGAAAATCCTTCTTCAATCGGAAGCGGATGTTTCGTTGCCTCCTGCTTCGATGACGAAGCTGATGACGCTCTACCTCGTCAGACGACAAATCGAATTGAAAAAACTGACATGGGATCAAAAAATCACGCCGAGTGAAAAAGCCTTAAAGCTTGCGAAGACGTCCGGAATCGCGCGTGTTCCAGTTAAAGCCAAAACATACACGGTTCGCGAGATGTATAATGCGGCATTCATCAAATCGGCCAATGATGCAGCGGTCATGCTAGCCGAAACTGTCGCTGGTTCAGAAGCGACGTTCGTTGAAAAGATGAATGAGACAGCAAAGCAGTTCGGGATGAATGACACGGAGTATGCGAATGCATCTGGTCTGGATGCTGTCGATGCAACCCTTCCAGGAACGAATTTGATGACAGCGACCGATATCGCCTTACTCGTCATTCGCTATATCAAGGATTACCCGGATGTACTGGATGTGACGAACAAAACACAGATGAAGCTTGATGGAGAGGTTTTGAATAACTCGAATAAGATGCTCGCGAAGGAAAAATTCGCATATACCGGCATGCGGGGGATGAAGACCGGAACGACCGATTTAGCGGGCTACTGCTTTGCCAGTGTGACAACGCGGGATAATATGACACTTGTTACGGTCGTCATGCGGACGGATTCCGATCAAGCCCGTTTCAAGGAAACGAAAAAACTACTCGATTATGGATTTGCGACGTTTGAGCCGTTGACGTATTACGGAAAAGGAGAACGGATCAAAGATGTTCTTCCAATTAAAGGAGCAACCGTTCGAAAGCTAGACGTCGTCACGGACGGTTCGTTATACGTCACGGTCTTAAAACAAGCGAAGACGCGGGAACCACGGTTCGACTTCTCAAAAACAACGGCTCCCGTGACAAAACAAGAAGTCGTCGGTACGGTGCAGGTCGCGGATGATGGGATCTATCTACCAGGATTTGAGACACCCCGTGTGAATTTATATAGCGCAACTGCCGTTCCACTTGCGAGTGTTCCGACACGGCTCGTCCGCGCTTGGACGGCTTGGTCGAAGCAAATTGAACAAGCGATTCAACAATCGACTCTTGTCAACTTCCAAGGCGATGGTGTAAAGTAAGACTAATCTCATAAAGATGCTATGAACGGACCAAGTAGATGTATCGATACTGTTAAGAGAGCTAGTGGGTGGTGTGAACTAGTCAGATCGATGGATTGAATCGAGCCGGATCGCACACCTTGCGAACAAGGTGCGGGTACGCCCGTTATCGCGTCTTAAGTTGGCTAGATATGTCTAGCAATGAGGGTGGCAACGCGGATCCAGGTGATTCGTCCCTTTTCGGTAGGAATACCGGAAAGAGACGAGTCGCCTTTTTTTATGACATAAAGGAGGAATTACAGATGATTGATATTAAACGATTACGCCAAGATTTTGACGCCATTCAAGAAAAGTTAGCGCACCGAGGAGAGGACTTAACGGACATGAACCGTTTCCTCTCACTTGATGAGAAGCGTCGAGAACTGATTGCGCGGACAGAAGTGTTGAAAGCAGAACGAAATGAAGCGACGAAAAAAATTGCTGAACTCAAGCGCAATAAGGAAAACGCGGATGAAGCAATCGCTGCGATGCGTAGTGTCGGAGACGAGATCAAGACACTTGACGACGAGTTACGTGAAGTCGAAGCGACATTGAACCAGCTTCTCCTCGGTATCCCGAACATTCCACATGACAGCGTACCAGTCGGTTCTTCTGAAGACGATAACGTCGTCGTGCGTGAAGTTGGTGACAAACCAGCGTTTGACTTTGAAGCAGTTCCACACTGGGATTTGATGGAGCAATTAAAAATCGTCGACGTCGAGCGTGCCGGAAAAGTCACAGGTAGCCGTTTCGTTTTTTACCGCGGAGCCGGTGCACGTCTTGAGCGGGCATTGATCAACTTCATGATGGACCTCCATCAAGATCAGCACGGCTACACAGAAATCTTGCCACCACTCATGGTCAACCGTGACTCTATGACAGGAACAGGGCAACTGCCGAAGTTCGAAGAGGATGCGTTTAAAGTCGAAGAGACGAACTACTTCCTCGTACCGACAGCAGAAGTTCCGGTGACGAACATGCACCGTGAAGAAATCCTAACTGCAGATCAGTTACCGATCGGTTATGCGGCGTACAGCCAATGTTTCCGTTCAGAAGCAGGTTCTGCCGGACGCGATACGCGCGGTTTGATCCGTCAGCACCAATTCAATAAAGTTGAACTCGTTCGTTTCGTCAAACCAGAAGAATCTTACGAGCAACTTGAATTGTTAACAGGACAAGCGGAAACGGTCTTGAAAAAGCTAAAGCTTCCGTATCAAGTGTTGAGCATGTGTACAGCTGATCTCGGATTCACGGCTGCGAAGAAATACGACATCGAAGTCTGGATGCCAAGCCAAGGCGTTTATCGTGAAATCTCTTCTTGTTCAAACTTTGAAGATTTCCAAGCACGCCGGGCACAAATCCGTTTCCGCCGCGAAGCGAACGCAAAACCAGAATTCGTTCATACGTTAAACGGTTCTGCCCTTGCAGTCGGTCGGACAGTTGCTGCGATCTTAGAGAACTACCAGCAAGCGGATGGATCAGTTGTTATTCCAGAAGTGCTTCGTCCATACATGGGTGGTCTTGAAGTGATTCAAGCTTAAGTCAGAAGGGGGAGTAATCCCCCTTTCTGTATTTTAAAAAGTTTTTTTAGAAAAGGTCTTTACACGTTAAAAGGCAGATGCTATCGTAATTAATGTCAGGAAAACAGACAGGTCATCATTGATCTGGTAAGAAGTACGGAGGCGTACTCAAGTGGTTTAAGAGAACGGTCTTGAAAACCGTCAGGCGGCGAAAGCCGTGCGTGGGTTCGAATCCCACCGCCTCCTCCATTTTTATTTTTTTGACAACAACATGCACGTTTTATAGCTTGGAGGCGTACTCAAGTGGTTTAAGAGAACGGTCTTGAAAACCGTCAGGCGGCGAAAGCCGTGCGTGGGTTCGAATCCCACCGCCTCCTCCACTTCTTTTTTTTACCCAAAAATAAATATAATCATGGAGTCGTACCCAAGTCCGGCTGAAGGGGACGGACTCGAAATCCGTTAGGGGTCGCAAGGCTCGCGTGGGTTCGAATCCCACCGACTCCGCTTTTTATGAAGCATCTCAATTCTGAGGTGCTTTTTTGTTGCATCGATTTCTTCGTGCGTGCTATGGTTGCCTACGTGAAAAACGAAGAAGAGGTGGACGAAATGAACGAACAAACAAAAGAATCGTTGCTTTCGCATTATGCGATGACGATGACATATGTAAAAGACTTAGAACAGATTTCAGAAGAGACGTGGCGGACGTCGTATGCAGAAGGTAAGTGGACAGTTGCTGAGATCATCGGTCACTTATCACCATGGGATCGCTTCATGGTCGCAGAGCGTATTCCGTACTTGCTCGCGGGTGAACCATTCCGAGTCGCACCGGATAGCCAAGCGGTCAATGAGGAAGCGGCGA
This region of Exiguobacterium acetylicum DSM 20416 genomic DNA includes:
- the guaB gene encoding IMP dehydrogenase, giving the protein MWENKFAKEGLTFDDVLLVPRRSSVLPRDVDLSVTLCEGITLNIPLISAGMDTVTEAPMAIAMARQGGLGVIHKNMSMEEQAEHVDRVKRSENGVITNPFYLTPERQVYDAEYLMSKYRISGVPIVNNETERKLVGILTNRDLRFVKDYSTVIETVMTTEELVTAKVGTSLAEAEQILHKHRIEKLPLVDENGVLKGLITTKDIEKVEQYPHAAKDQFGRLLVAAAVGVTKDASTRAKFLVDAGVDALVVDTAHGHSEGVLLKVRELREEYPNLPIIAGNVATAEATRDLIEAGASVIKVGIGPGSICTTRVVAGVGVPQITAVFDCATEARKHGVSIIADGGIKYSGDIVKALAAGGHAVMLGSLLAGVEESPGEMEIYQGRQFKTYRGMGSEASMKRGSQDRYFQEADKKFVPEGIEGRVAYRGKLGDSVYQLVGGIRSGMGYCGAATLEELREETQFIRMTGAGLQESHPHDIQITKEASNYTRQ
- a CDS encoding PLP-dependent aminotransferase family protein, which gives rise to MDMLSFQLTRNQEKPLYEQLYQQIRNEIIAGRLAYGTKLPSKRKLGQFLNLSQTTIELAYQQLVAEGYVESISRKGYFVLAYEELAYVKTSPVIEPRATKEKPIITYDFHPSKIEGVSFPFARWRKYAKDIIDTDHHPLVSLGHPQGDLALREEIATYLYHSRGVVCSPEQIVVGSGVEQLLPIVLFLLGRNVTYGIEDPGYHTTRLLLENHERMIEPIRVDANGLRIDQLQESSVDVMYVTPAHQFPSGSILSVNRRHQLLNWAAMDPTRFVIEDDYDSEFRYSGKSIPSLHNMDSNRVIYMSTFSKSLMPSLRIGYMVLPEVLRARYQTELSHYTCSVSRFDQTILTRFMKEGDFERHLNRMRKVYRRKLDVLIQSLRRIPALRLTGESAGLHVVVSVANGMTEQELVKRAQQQGIQVYGLSQYAQLPLLSDTPQIVLGFASLSEQELMEGLRLLMDAWDLHKSS
- the pdxS gene encoding pyridoxal 5'-phosphate synthase lyase subunit PdxS, which encodes MERQQGTDRVKRGMAEMQKGGVIMDVVNAEQAKIAEAAGAVAVMALERVPSDIRRDGGVARMADPLITEEVLGAVSIPVMAKCRIGHIVEARVLESMGVDFIDESEVLTPADEQYHLLKSEFTVPFVCGARDIGEAARRIAEGAAMIRTKGEPGTGNVVEAVRHMRQIQAQLNQILHVSPDELMTFAKEWGAPYEVLRDIRTQGRLPVVNFAAGGVATPADAALMMHLGSDGVFVGSGIFKSEHPERVARAIVEAVTYKDDFERIASLSKGLGTAMKGIDVTSMPFEERMATRGW
- the pdxT gene encoding pyridoxal 5'-phosphate synthase glutaminase subunit PdxT, with amino-acid sequence MVIGILDVQGAVREHQQQLEGLGVDVVLVKQASDLDGLDGLVLPGGESTAMRRLIERYALLEPLREKATTLPMFGTCAGMILLATAVEAGQSHLNAISMTVRRNAFGRQIDSFEGLLPVEGIEEPIEAVFIRAPLILSVGEGTRVIAKVGEQIVAVETSLHLACSFHPELTEDDRLHRYFLQKIKQRQSVRS
- a CDS encoding D-alanyl-D-alanine carboxypeptidase family protein, with product MKRILLLCLSVLLVVGFPTAGQAAPSIQAESYIMADAVTGKILLQSEADVSLPPASMTKLMTLYLVRRQIELKKLTWDQKITPSEKALKLAKTSGIARVPVKAKTYTVREMYNAAFIKSANDAAVMLAETVAGSEATFVEKMNETAKQFGMNDTEYANASGLDAVDATLPGTNLMTATDIALLVIRYIKDYPDVLDVTNKTQMKLDGEVLNNSNKMLAKEKFAYTGMRGMKTGTTDLAGYCFASVTTRDNMTLVTVVMRTDSDQARFKETKKLLDYGFATFEPLTYYGKGERIKDVLPIKGATVRKLDVVTDGSLYVTVLKQAKTREPRFDFSKTTAPVTKQEVVGTVQVADDGIYLPGFETPRVNLYSATAVPLASVPTRLVRAWTAWSKQIEQAIQQSTLVNFQGDGVK
- the serS gene encoding serine--tRNA ligase; protein product: MIDIKRLRQDFDAIQEKLAHRGEDLTDMNRFLSLDEKRRELIARTEVLKAERNEATKKIAELKRNKENADEAIAAMRSVGDEIKTLDDELREVEATLNQLLLGIPNIPHDSVPVGSSEDDNVVVREVGDKPAFDFEAVPHWDLMEQLKIVDVERAGKVTGSRFVFYRGAGARLERALINFMMDLHQDQHGYTEILPPLMVNRDSMTGTGQLPKFEEDAFKVEETNYFLVPTAEVPVTNMHREEILTADQLPIGYAAYSQCFRSEAGSAGRDTRGLIRQHQFNKVELVRFVKPEESYEQLELLTGQAETVLKKLKLPYQVLSMCTADLGFTAAKKYDIEVWMPSQGVYREISSCSNFEDFQARRAQIRFRREANAKPEFVHTLNGSALAVGRTVAAILENYQQADGSVVIPEVLRPYMGGLEVIQA
- a CDS encoding DinB family protein → MNEQTKESLLSHYAMTMTYVKDLEQISEETWRTSYAEGKWTVAEIIGHLSPWDRFMVAERIPYLLAGEPFRVAPDSQAVNEEAAKMSREQQRILTIDEFLVSRDLLSRAVELIPEERLQDKVVIKDKELTIGQFLGAMAQHDLHHMEQINQVIG